The nucleotide sequence TCCAATTACGTAAAATTATATCCATTAAATGATAAAAACTAGATGGTTTATTCTCCTGTAATCTGAGTTCTGCTTGCAACGGCCATTTTTCATGCATCTAGGAACTTATACATGGACTCATATTTTTCATGAATTTTTGTTTCAGAGCTTGCAGGAAAGCTGATGATCAGGGTATATCATCATGGGGATGGAATCTAAATGGCCAGCACTCAACTTACCATGCTTTGTTTCCAAGAGCTTGGACTGTTTATGATggtatcttcatttttttagttcttttatTGCTAAATGTGTGTATCCTTATACATACCTGTGTGATAGAAGTTCCATATCGTAGGTGAGCCAGACCCAGAACTAAAAATATCATGTCGGCAGATATCCCCTTTCATACCACATAATTACAGAGAAAGCAGTCTACCTGCAGCCGTTTTTGTCTATACGGTGTGTATTTTCTTCAACTaatgttatttaaatttatctGTCCGAAAATGGAATGGCTGATTCTGTTACTAATGTTTGCAGTGTTTTTAAAAATCtgtattttgttatattattttaaacaaagTGCAGACTGGCAATTTCTGTTTAGCTTTCTAAATTGAAAACCATGATTGGATGTTTCTCTTTATGTCAGAATAGCACAGCTTCTACTATAGTGTCCTCTTTTATTGAACTGGCAACTCACTTGTATATGTTAGTCCTTTCCTTTACATGAAAAATTGGGTTGGATGCATGGTATAAATGTGTTCTTGACTGTTACAAATCACTTGCCTCAGTTGAAATCAATTTCTGTGATCCTTTTGAGATGATATTGCACAATCCTTCTCTCTTGCTCAGTTATTAAATTGAGGCATGCTACATTTTTACAAACCCCTTTGGAAGACCAAAGCTCGCTCTATGGCTATGCGGCTATGCCTTTTATTTGAGCTGCCATGTTTTATAGAATTCATTACAACGACAATTTTGCTGGTTCATAGGCTTAAGTCTCTTTTCCttgatatatgtatatgtatggtGATTGCTGAGAATCATTTCTTTATTGTTTGTCATTGTTGGTAAATACTTGTTATAATTGATAACTATTCTTGTAATTCATACATGCAAACCACCACCAAAGCCTTTTTCAATTAGGTTCGTTAATGATACTCTAAATTGTGTAAATGCCTACCTATACAATAAATTCATCCGCCACATTCCATGTTAAGTTTCAGTATGTTTTGACATGAAGAAGCATAGATTGTCACGATTTTGAAGAGTTATACTTGTTTCTTTTGTAGTTGGTAAACACTGGTAAAGAAAGAGCTAAAGTCAGCCTTTTATTTACTTGGGCGGTAAGATATTATTATGGTCTGAAGTATTGATTTCATTTATCAGATATTTATAATCGGCATGGATGATTATTCATCAATATTAATCTTGTGCAGAATTCTATTGGTGGGAACTCTCACTTGTCAGGAGATCATGTGAATGAACCTTTCATGTACactttttcttctaaaatctGATATAAGTTTGCATTATATGTAGAATATGCTTTAAGCCAAcattttaattccttttttaTTCATCATTCACAGAGCTGAAGATGGTGTCTCCGGCGTACTTCTATATCACAAGCAAGTTATCAAACCTTATAGCTATATTTGACGGTTGGTTTGCAGATTTCTCTTTGTAGGTTATTTGCAAATGCTTAATAACTCAATGAGTTGAAGGTTCTGAAATTTCTAAAGGATATCTTACGTATCCTTATTAACTACCTGAACTTGATATAAACTAGAAAGATGCCTTTCCTGGACTACTTTGGATTTGCGAGCTTAACATCCCGCTTGTTTACGACCAATGATCCTGAGATCAGAAAAGCAGGCAAAATATTTTGGATGATTGAAACTTCAAAATGAGTTGTCGTTTAGGATCGAGTTTTGTGTGGTTTGTAAAAGGCTATGTATGGTGTTCTTAAGGTTTGTTTGGTCCACACTTTTAGGCATGGGATAGTAGACCGCTTGTTAAAAGTGACTACACAGGAAGAAATAAAAGTTAcagattgtgtaattaattaataaagggGTAGATAGAAATTGATAGTAGAGTCTGCATCAGTGTGTGGTAGAGGATGTGGAACATAAACAATACTAGACATTGAGATTGGGTTTAGGTTGCAAAAACTGTTGGGAAAAAGATTAGAAACGTTACAGCCTGAATAAACGAAGCATGGTCAGCGTAGAACGACTCCAGTGTATGAAGAAAGTGGTGTGCCAGACACTGGTTCTGCTGGTACAAGAAGACAGACTAGAATGACCGTGACACGATCTTTCACTTCCTACTTTTGGCGGGGGTGACATGATAGGGTGGATTGGAATGGTCAAAAGATATATTCGATTGTAGGGGGTTCCCGAAAAAGATATATTGGAGGTAGCCCTGATAGAGTTGAGGGTAGGCTTTACCACGGTACAAATGGTGAAAGTCTTGCATCGAGATTCAATTATGATAAGATTCAAGAGCACCTTGTTCAGGAGATTCCAGTGCACGTTGATTCGAAATCCCCCTCCATATATGTTGTTGGCTTGAAATAGGATGGGAGAGTGATGTTGTATAGAGAGTAGAGACCGTTTAAATCTTCTCAGGCCCGGTCAAGATTACAGACTAGAGCTATCagaaagaaatattatgaaTGGGCAGACTAATGTTGTAAATAGATACCTGGAGGATCATCTGCATCACTTTTACATGGGAGAAATAAAACATTTCCCCCCATGGTTATAAGGGATATATTTTCTCCCAGTAGCGCTACGAAATACCcaacaaaatcaaaatgctTAAACTTATTGAGTAAAGCTGttattttatgtgaaaaattataaaCTCTTTTTTCGTATCTATCCAAACATGTGCGTTGTGTGCTGCGTAGACGTCTGTTTTGGACAATAATCAATCATAACTAAAAACACTATGTGACAAACATTCATCCAAAAGTACACAATGAGATATATAACTAAATATTAGTGAACCTGCAAATGTCTGAAATATCTATTCTAGATTGCTATATTTGATTTTGCAATCTGAACTGCGTAGATAATCCAACTTATTAAGTTGGTAAAGAAAGTgatttgatgaaaatattataCTGACCCTTTGTACTCTCTTTTCTAATATAATCATCTTTTTGAAGCTATGGGGTGATCATCTCCATTCGAAAAAATGACAACACTCGAgtttctttctttattattcCTAGAATTAACATTTCTATTAAGAAAAACAATCTCGTTAAAATAGTAATGGAGAAAGTGTAGGCAATTGTCCTGAAATAGATGAAAATGAACATATAATTCGGAAATAGTTTGTTTTGACTTTgggttatttttttggttaaggaTTTATCAATAATCCTTTTAAAGAATTAAAGAACCTCCTTTGATagttctaattttattttgtatgtatatatttgaaattGGATTTCCTGTCTTCAAATTGCTCTTTAGATGATTATTTTGGTGGATATATTCTTAAGGTCGTTGAATATTTCAGGACAGCGAAAGACAACCCCCCTGTTACTTTTTCAATTGCTGCATGTGAAACACAGAATGTTAGTGTTTCTGTTTTGCCATGTTTTGGGCTGTCCGACCGAAGTAGCGTAACAGCAAAAGGAATGTGGACTAAAATGGTGAAGGTACTGGTTACTTGTGTTTTTGTGGTTTCTAGATGATATTTATATTGATCTATGTCCATCATCTCCTTCCAAATTTTTTTAGTATGGAAAGTACACATTGGTTCTAATTGAAATTCTTGTATATTAAGGATGGGCAATTTGATCGGGAAAATTTCTCTTCTGGACCCAGCATGCCCTCATCACCTGGAGAGACACTATGTGCTGCTGTTGCAGCTTCTGCATGGGTGGAACCCCATGGAAAATGTACCGTTGCATTTAGTCTTGCATGGTCATCTCCGAAAGTGAAGTTTGTGAAAGGCAGCACTTTCAACAGGTAACCATTGTTATGATGTGCTAATATTTTGGGTGGTTAATATTTATCCCTGGACGACTATTCTATATCTtgaataaataaagatatatcTTCTGCATGCAATTTAAAATGTGTTTTAACTATTATATCTAAAGTGGCACAGAATGCATTTTGTCTTTGAGGAAATTCCAAtgatgttttcattttgttagTAGAGCAGCTGTGCCTTTGTATATGGAATTGTTAGGTGAATGGTTGCAATAAAGGTTGCATGACATGCAGCTGTGCCTTTGAGGAAAACCCAATGCttgttttctcctttttttttccgCTCTATCAAATCAAATTCCCTCAATTCTTTTCTTGCAGGAGATATACAAAATTTTATGGGACTTCTGAGAGAGCTGCAGTGCACCTGGCTCATGATGCATTGACACGTATGTttctaatttcaattaaaacttATATTCTTCAGACATGTATTGtatcacataaaaaaatatatatatgaatgtttCTGTAGTGATTTGAATACTTCATCTGTAGCATTTAAATATCATACAGTGTTCTGATTCAAAACAGATTATACACGGTGGGAAGAAGAGATTGCGAAATGGCAGGATCCTATTCTTAAGGATGAGAAGCTACCAGAATGGTAATTCTTAAGTTTAACTATCATAGTATTTTTTAGATCATCACCAGTTTTTTTTGTGGGCTACACTTACAGTTACAGGTCATTCCcagtgaatttattattttaggatCAAATTAAAGcaaaacatagttttttttgcCGATCTTTAGCTTCTTTTTTTCCTGGGAACTGCATTTTGGACTTGTTAGAAAACTTTACTTGTATTCTATAGATAACAATGTTACATTTCATACGAAGATTTTCCATACAGATTTCATTACATTCATCAACATCAAATGTTTTTACAAAACATTCCAACAATTGTTTCTACCGTTTATGAGTATGCATgctcttttttatcttttcctgtttgtaaagataaggtaattcaacaacaatgaaAAAGTATCTTTCCAACTTGGTTGAGTAGGCTGCATGGATTAAAGACACCATTGTGTTTCATAAATTAACTTTTAAGAAATATCTTTTAATGGTTTTTCTTAGAGTTCTTTTATATTTTGCTCTACATATATTTATCGAGCTATCTTCTATCTATTTAGTCCTTCTTAAATTGGCCTTTATTGGTTAGGAGAAAATAAATAACGTATTTAAGATTTCTTTTTACAGGTACAAGTTTACATTATTTAACGAACTCTACTTTCTTGTTGCTGGAGGAACAATTTGGATAGGTAAGTATGAATAGACTTATTGcattagtttaattttgaatgaatgttTGTTTTATCATATTAGGCGTTTGTTGCCAATTTAGTCTTTTGGAAATCATTAATTCTGCTTTGATCCTTGTGTCAGACTCTACTTTGCTATCTTCAAATAAGAGAAATAATAGCCAGGATCAGCTAGAAGAGTCGGAAAATGCAGTAGTTCGAATAACTGAAGCTAAAGTGGACTGCAGAAAAAGGGAAGTTGTCGAGTGTACGACAGATAATTCCTATGATTCTACTGCTCATAGGGGACATAATCACTTGGATGAAAAACATAATAGGGATATATCCCGTGAAAATGGAACCGTGAATACTCTCGGAAAAGGAAACTCTGctaacactccacatcattcaACAATGAAGAATCTACaacatgatgatgataatgatgatggtGGAAGGTTTTTGTACTTGGAAGGTGTGGAATATGTCATGTGGTGCACATATGATGTGCACTTCTATGCTTCATTTGCACTTCTTATGCTCTTTCCTCGTATCGAATTAAATATACAACGCGATTTTGCTCAAGCTGTCCTGTGCGAAGATGGAAGGAAAGTAAAGTTTCTGGCAGAGGGAAACTGGGGAACTCGTAAGGTTTATGGGGCTGTCCCACATGATTTGGGGACACATGATCCATGGCATGAAATGAATGCTTATAACATTCATGATACTAGTAAGTGGAAAGACCTGAACCCAAAATTTGTACTTCAGGTGTATCGAGATTTTTCTGCAACAGGTGATTTGCAATTTGGTGTCGATGTGTGGCCTGCTGTCCGAGCTGCAATGGAGTACATGGAGCAATTCGATAGAGATGCTGATGGTCTTATTGAGAATGACGGTTTCCCTGATCAAACATATGATACATGGACTGTCCATGGTGTGAGTGCTTACTGTGGTGGTCTTTGGCTTGCTGCTCTTCAAGCTGCAGCTGCAATGGCCCTTCAACTAGGTGACAGAGATTTTGCGGAAACATGCAAAAGGAAGTTTCTGAAGGCTAAGCCAGTATATGAACAGAAGCTGTGGAATGGTTCATATTTTAACTATGACAGTGGATCAAGTAGTAACAGTAAATCCATTCAAGCCGATCAATTGGCTGGGCAATGGTATACAGCATCCTCAGGGCTTCCCTCTCTTTTTGATGATTTCAAGATCAAAAGTTCTCTCCGGAAGGTTTTTGATTTCAATGTGATGAAAGTTAAAGGCGGCAGAATGGGTGCTGTAAATGGCATGCATCCCAACGGTAAGGTGGATGAAACCTGTATGCAGTCTCGAGAGATATGGGCAGGTGTGACCTACGGTGTTGCTGCAACAATGATACTTGCAGGAATGGAAGAAGAGGCCTTCACAACTGCTGAGGGTATATTTCTAGCAGGCTGGTCAGAAGAAGGATCCGGGTAACTTCTTACATCCCCTGCCATCAGTGATTGTTTGTGTTTCACctgcatttttctttctttcttgtgcATGTGTAGGAGGGACTAGGGAGGATTTCTAGATGTCTTCAAAAAACTACTCCTACACTAATGATTATATGTCAATATTACAAAATATGCTATTAGATTAGTGTGCCTCATGCATATTATGCTTGTGCCCATCTGTTTCTCAAAGTCAAAGCTAGCATTTTTCTCACCCaataaatttcaattatttGGTTGCAAATTTATTATAGAACACTGATGATTTTTATTCAAATGATTGgattgatgaaaatcacattctGCGAGTTCTTACTGCTGTAATTTTCAAGTCTTTACATTTTATGCAGTTATTCCTTCTCTATCAAGAATTAATTCTTTCTCCCATAACAGATACTGGTTTCAGACTCCAGAGGCATTTACAATTGACGGGCACTATCGGTCCCTCATATATATGAGGCCACTATCAATTTGGGGCATGCAATATGCATTAACTATGCCAAAGGCAGTACTTGAGGCCCCTAAAATCAACTTCATGGACAGAATCCACCTATCTCCTGTTAGTGGAGGATTACATAAAGAAACAGGTGTGAAAAAGATTGCAACGAAAACAAAATGCTTTAGCAGTTCTGTGTTTAATTGTGCTTGCTGATTGTTAACGTGTAAGCACATGAAAATTTTGTATAGGTAACCTCTTCACACTGTTACTAACCCAACACTCGTAGAGAAGCTGTTAAAAATGGTGGTCAAGGGCCGGGGTTCAGTTGTAACTTGTAATAATATATAGCGTGTAAGTTCAAAGTTCAATGATTGTAGATACATTTTACTGTAACtgtatattcttatttattgaaGTTCCCAGATCCCAAGATATATTCTAAATTCATCCTATGATGAATCACAACATTATTGAAACATGTGGTGATTATCATGAGTTAATTATTTCAGAAGGTTATAGTTTTCAAATTCTTTCACTCGAGGGTCCTTTCGGCTTAAGAATGAAGCAAATGCCTTATTATTTCATGTTGAATTTCAATTTCTAGTTGATAGAGATGGCAAATATTGGAATCCAGATTATTTGGAGATCGAAACTTTCTTTCATGTcataataatttaattcaaaatgcataacatgttaaaaaagatttgtgatcaatttttgtttcatatttttatgaTCGATATAGGATGCAGAGTGAAATGATAATACTACGCTGTTATGCATTTGGTAAAAATATACATAACTAAAGTAAAGTGAATAGTCTTTATCCAAAAATATCATTGGCCAAGTAAAAAAGTCTAAAACAATTTTAGTAAAGTTaaattttactttctttctttttgttaattttctggTTTCTAGAAGAAAGAGGACTTTAGTAATCCGGAGTTCAGCCAAATAAAACCTGATTAAATTTTACTATCCCATCTTTCAAATTATTGAAGTTACATTTTCCCTAGAAACCTAGAGAGTCTTGAGACAAAAATGAACCTTgcctttcatttttttattattcaaacACAGCTCTTACCAAAAACCAAGCACAATCAACCCAATTTATGGACATCTTTCACAAACTGCTTATGTTTCTCAAGTAAGATAGTTTTCTCTTTACTCAAATAGTTTCAATTAACACGAGCACTTAGCATGATAATTTCCTTAAGATAAAAAGTTACTCTTATTATTAATTTGACGTCAAAGAACACTATACTTGCGAAGTTGAGATTGAATGTAAATATCTGGAAGTAGATAACCATTTTTTATGAACCATCCCAGATGAATGTAGGATTTTAAAGTATAGCATTTGACAAGAAATTCATACTTAAGTATAACTAGAACAGATTATAGTTAGtcataaattttaaaaggaaaatgctaacaagtgcccttggGCATTTGCCAAAAGTGAAGCTACTTTCAAAACATAAACTGATATAATCTTAGTTATGACAACAAACTCTCTTTTCCAAATCTCAAGAAAGTTTTGACAAATTGATTTGGGAAAAAAGAATGATTGTTTTAGTATACTCATTATTGCATTTGGCCACATTCATTTTCGAGGAATGTACATGAACCGTTCAATCTGCTTTCATTTCCCGGTAGTTTCACTTCGCTTGTAAGCTCCAAAAGCTGAACATCTAAGAATATCAAATTTCTATTTCCCAGTTATGTTTATCAGCTAACATactgtactttttttttatttttataattgttgTATTGTTCACTCAATTGTAGCTTTGGATTACAACTCTTTCTGCTCAATCAAAAAcagaaagtaataaataaactaataaatataCAAGATTTTGAGATACAACGATATTGACGAATAGATACCTGTATGAAACGATGAAGAAACATAAAGTCATGCCTACACCATAGTTTTCCCTCGACACAAATCACAAGTTATATGCCCTAGGCCTTCACAATATGGGCATTTTGTATCCTCGCCCACCCATTCCATAAACTGCATCACAGATCTCATTTGTAAGCTCAAAAGCTTATGCAACACAAAAGAGTAACTACAAaagttaattttcataaaaagcaCAATTATCCCTTACTTGAGGTTCAATATTTGGCTCGCCAGATCCATCACATTCTGCAATTAAAGAAACGGAAGTTGATTTGAGACTTGAGATATATGAAAGATTTCCAAAGTTGATAGCATACATAATATATTTAGACCAGTATAATAAAGATGTTAATCTCTCAGAAACTGCCTTTATGATTTTCCATGAAATGGTTATTATTTATGAAGACCTAAATGTGAGGATAAACCGCCTCAACTCTCGTTGCTTCATTGGAGTCATTGGGCCATGCCTGCTGTTATGAATACTACTATCATGATTCTGATTCCCGAATTCACACAATAGCCAGTATCACATCAAAATGAACTCTAACCATTATCACACTGTTGATTTTCTAATGGCCTACAAATCAAATCTCTAGTTAAGCCAATTTGAGTGGATTGACCTACATTCACATGGTTTTTCTCTTGAGGTATTCAAATAACTTAGATGAAGTGGGATTCGGAGAGGCCTTGTCAACAAGATGACattgtgaagaaaaataaactgaCTTCACAAAAATCAAGAGTATGAGAAGCTCCGGTTGGAGGAACAAAACAACCTAGAGAAAAGGTATACTCTCAGAAAAtacattttacttttcaagaaTTGCTTTCCTTACTAGAGCTTATATATTGAACTAAAAGTGAAAACAATGGGGACAATTACATACCTGTACACAACAAGACACCTAACCCAGAACACTGAAGGCATCTCATTGTTCCGTCCTTGTTCTTGCCCCTATCAACTCTAACCTTCGTCGAAAGTCTTGATGGTTCTTCCCACCGATTTTCCCCAAGGAGGAAAACTCTTGGATGGGATGCTTCTGTTTCTTGGTCAACTTCTCCAACAACTTTTTGCTGAACTTCTGAAATTTCtgtcacagaagcaactgcagcTCCATTTTCAACTTCCTAGAACTCACAGATTGATAAAGAATCAAATACAAATGGTTCATATTTTGTCTCTTCATTGTTTTAGAACTTTAAAACCTTAAACTTAAAAGCTTAAACTTTTAGAAGAGTGAGTCCTTGATAACTGTCAAATAATGAAATCAAATTTGTGctctatcaaaatcaaaatttatgttCTAAAATatctaaaagatttttttttcatatgttGAGGTCTTGCATATATTTTGTGTTCCTTATTCAGATTTCCATCAGGACCAATCATTGACCAATCCCTTAGAACATGGCATATCATCTATGAAACACTGACAGAGACATGGACACCCGACACAATACCAATGTGTAGATACTAATaacaatttaagaaaatataagtgATTCAATGTGATCACATGTGCTGGTGTTGTGTAGGTGTTGGACACTAACATGTCATACTCAGCAAAAAGTACAACTTATATAACAGACATACCTTCGGTAAAACAGAGGcagattttttggtttcatttacACTATCTATATCCGTAGTCCGTATATCCAAATATAGCCTCTCAAGAAGGTGTGATGTCATGATCCCATCCTCAGGGATACCCAACGAAGACTGttaaacaatataatatacCCATCAAAATCATGACAattaaaaactccaaaaatagcATAGCATATAGAAAACACTATAATAGTACCGAGTGCGtgtttggattgatgatgaCATTGGCAGAATCACGGTAAATCACCGTGATCTTGAGAAAAGCTACACATTAGAGCTTCACAAAATGACAGTGCCACCATGAATTTGCTGAAATCACCGCCAATCCAAACATAcagtaacaaaaataaatccaaGACAGTTATTATTCTCTTCACAATTCACATCAAAGCATCATAAATTATTGAAAACAAAGACTACTAACTTGCCAGGTCTTCACAGCACGCTCAGTTCCACTTGAGAAGCTAGAGAATTCCATGTCCTCCTCACCCGAGTAAAATCCCAATTTTAGCAATGCTTCCTATTGTAACACAATTCATCACAAAAATAAGATTTCACTAATAGTAATGTATCAACTACTACAGCAACATCAACGCAAACCACAACATATCAATTCATGAAAGTAGTGTATATTCGGAATAAATCGAACCTGCAACTTTTGAACCTCTTCTCCTTCAGAACCTGTTCGCAAAACGGTCCTCTTTTCAACCGTAGCAGCAGGTTTCTCAACAACCACAATCTCCTTTACATGTTCAACAACCTCAACAGATTCCTTCTCTTCTTCCACTTCCTGTTCCTTTTCCTCCTCAAGCACTAATCTCCTCTGAATAGAACCACTATCAAGAACCAAATTCTTATCCTTCAACACCTGCAACAACGGCGCAACCACGTCGGAAACCGAGGTAGACGAAGATGAAGATAGAATTCGGTGCTCgagagattgaatttgaagtttaagtTCAGAAATCTCTCTGAGAAGCTCAGCCCGTTCACGGTTCCATCGATTCTCCTCACGAATCCACCGTTGCTCCTCGCGAAGCCATCGTTGTTCTTCGCGGAGCCAGCGGTGTTCTTCACGATCGGGAATGGAGCAGTGAGTGGTAAGGGAATTGAATTTATAGGAGGGAAAATGAGGTTTGAGAAATGGGAGGGTTTTGGTGGGGAAAGAGAGTGTGGAATTCACACTTACAGTGACGGTTATGGGAACGGTAGGTGCAGAGAAAGACATTGTGAAACAGCGGCCATGGATTGTGGATATTTCCGTATTCTTACAGAGATATTTTTGCTAGATGCTTATCTTCCCAGTCACTAGCAATTgagaaaattaatattaaattattagtaTGATTGATTTAGTACCAAGTAGCGGGAAACCAACTGGATTACCGAtagattaattaataaaaaattgttcttattACTCCATCCATCCTATAATCTTGCATttacacctaaatataattattttgttggttGACATCAAAATTATAGGTGATTGAACTTTAGGTGAGGAAACCTCTCATATAATGGTGGTGAATACTGACGCAGGCGAGTAGAGGGAAATAGTTCTTTCTCGAGTTTGGTGTCTGAGTCTTTAGGTCGTAAACACCTTACACTTAGTCAAGATTGAGACTACACAATGATAAacaaaactcattttttatGTTTGCAGCAACATTAATTCTAATTAGGGATGAGTAAagaatcaactttttttttaccaaaaaaaaaaaaaaagaatcaacttTTTAACAGAACTACACGTCAAAGACTTTGTCAATGGATCATATCGTGGAGAATAAAACTCagactttgtttgcgagtttgaagGGGAaggtttggtaaaaaaaatgaacgaGTAAGTAGAAGGAATAGAGGAAAATGGAAAGGGAAGGTTTTAGGGTTAACTTTTCTTCTTAATACACAATCCTCTTCATttgaggaactaaaaaattgtattggatgaGGGTTTTGAGGGGTTTTGGAGAGTTTATAtcatttcttcaaatttaatatatgttgatataatatttttaaaactaaaaatatagtaatcatatgcattaatttatcattctctaataaaattactttttaaaaaatttgaattttttttccatttcccCTCATATTTCTACCCCCCTCAAAGTCTTGTCTTCCCTTCCCTTCCAAACCCCCAACAAAGCCTTTGGAAATCTCTatatttaacttgaacaaaatactttataaatttccatcattttggaaattcttcaaattattatccaaactaATGGATTTCActtcaaagtatttgaatttcctcaaaacattacattccctcaaaactttcctccatccaaacacactcttggAGTAAGAGTCTGTTTGGATGtggtaattgagaaattttaagggttaaatatgtttttggtccctataaatatgtcagcttttcgttttagtccctctaaaattttccttcaatttttagtccatataaaattttcaatcactacttttggtccctatttttaatttaatttttttattttttaataaaattgtgcaaaaatgtgtaaaatattctaaaaaacattcttaaaaaaaattagaattttttaacaaagtacAAATTAAATacgaatttttaaccgtaaaaaatatataaattcatattaaattcattttttgttaaaaaattctaa is from Medicago truncatula cultivar Jemalong A17 chromosome 1, MtrunA17r5.0-ANR, whole genome shotgun sequence and encodes:
- the LOC11423130 gene encoding non-lysosomal glucosylceramidase isoform X1, with translation MRDFERMVSGNLFHSRKNSWPTEEYINKTTLQLFDIDNAAPPEQAWRRRLNSHANLLKEFRVTFMEAIKMVRLGIRMWSYVREEASHGRKAPIDPFTRESCKPSASQGVPLGGMGSGSISRGFRGEFRQWQIIPGLCEPSPVMANQFSIFVSREGGNKSFASVLAPGQHEGVGACRKADDQGISSWGWNLNGQHSTYHALFPRAWTVYDGEPDPELKISCRQISPFIPHNYRESSLPAAVFVYTLVNTGKERAKVSLLFTWANSIGGNSHLSGDHVNEPFIAEDGVSGVLLYHKTAKDNPPVTFSIAACETQNVSVSVLPCFGLSDRSSVTAKGMWTKMVKDGQFDRENFSSGPSMPSSPGETLCAAVAASAWVEPHGKCTVAFSLAWSSPKVKFVKGSTFNRRYTKFYGTSERAAVHLAHDALTHYTRWEEEIAKWQDPILKDEKLPEWYKFTLFNELYFLVAGGTIWIDSTLLSSNKRNNSQDQLEESENAVVRITEAKVDCRKREVVECTTDNSYDSTAHRGHNHLDEKHNRDISRENGTVNTLGKGNSANTPHHSTMKNLQHDDDNDDGGRFLYLEGVEYVMWCTYDVHFYASFALLMLFPRIELNIQRDFAQAVLCEDGRKVKFLAEGNWGTRKVYGAVPHDLGTHDPWHEMNAYNIHDTSKWKDLNPKFVLQVYRDFSATGDLQFGVDVWPAVRAAMEYMEQFDRDADGLIENDGFPDQTYDTWTVHGVSAYCGGLWLAALQAAAAMALQLGDRDFAETCKRKFLKAKPVYEQKLWNGSYFNYDSGSSSNSKSIQADQLAGQWYTASSGLPSLFDDFKIKSSLRKVFDFNVMKVKGGRMGAVNGMHPNGKVDETCMQSREIWAGVTYGVAATMILAGMEEEAFTTAEGIFLAGWSEEGSGYWFQTPEAFTIDGHYRSLIYMRPLSIWGMQYALTMPKAVLEAPKINFMDRIHLSPVSGGLHKETGVKKIATKTKCFSSSVFNCAC
- the LOC11423130 gene encoding non-lysosomal glucosylceramidase isoform X2 — its product is MRDFERMVSGNLFHSRKNSWPTEEYINKTTLQLFDIDNAAPPEQAWRRRLNSHANLLKEFRVTFMEAIKMVRLGIRMWSYVREEASHGRKAPIDPFTRESCKPSASQGVPLGGMGSGSISRGFRGEFRQWQIIPGLCEPSPVMANQFSIFVSREGGNKSFASVLAPGQHEGVGACRKADDQGISSWGWNLNGQHSTYHALFPRAWTVYDGEPDPELKISCRQISPFIPHNYRESSLPAAVFVYTLVNTGKERAKVSLLFTWANSIGGNSHLSGDHVNEPFIAEDGVSGVLLYHKTAKDNPPVTFSIAACETQNVSVSVLPCFGLSDRSSVTAKGMWTKMVKDGQFDRENFSSGPSMPSSPGETLCAAVAASAWVEPHGKCTVAFSLAWSSPKVKFVKGSTFNRRYTKFYGTSERAAVHLAHDALTHYTRWEEEIAKWQDPILKDEKLPEWYKFTLFNELYFLVAGGTIWIDSTLLSSNKRNNSQDQLEESENAVVRITEAKVDCRKREVVECTTDNSYDSTAHRGHNHLDEKHNRDISRENGTVNTLGKGNSANTPHHSTMKNLQHDDDNDDGGRFLYLEGVEYVMWCTYDVHFYASFALLMLFPRIELNIQRDFAQAVLCEDGRKVKFLAEGNWGTRKVYGAVPHDLGTHDPWHEMNAYNIHDTSKWKDLNPKFVLQVYRDFSATGDLQFGVDVWPAVRAAMEYMEQFDRDADGLIENDGFPDQTYDTWTVHGVSAYCGGLWLAALQAAAAMALQLGDRDFAETCKRKFLKAKPVYEQKLWNGSYFNYDSGSSSNSKSIQADQLAGQWYTASSGLPSLFDDFKIKSSLRKVFDFNVMKVKGGRMGAVNGMHPNGKVDETCMQSREIWAGVTYGVAATMILAGMEEEAFTTAEGIFLAGWSEEGSGYWFQTPEAFTIDGHYRSLIYMRPLSIWGMQYALTMPKAVLEAPKINFMDRIHLSPVSGGLHKETGNLFTLLLTQHS